A stretch of the uncultured Trichococcus sp. genome encodes the following:
- the deoC gene encoding deoxyribose-phosphate aldolase, protein MTKKYTIDELSRFIDHTNLAAYATAEDMRLLCDEAKEYHFKMVAINQVQSKICAQFLKDTDVNVGAAISFPLGQTSIESKVYETEDAIKNGATEIDYVINLTEVKNGNFDYIKDEMERIVSVCTDHNVISKVIFENAYLSKEEIVTLSKIAKEVKPDFIKTSTGMAPTGATLEDVKLMKDVVGNEVKVKAAGGVRDVDTFIKMVQNGAERIGTSSGIKIIEDFKNQLLASGKEFMEF, encoded by the coding sequence ATGACAAAGAAGTACACTATTGATGAATTAAGCCGTTTTATAGACCATACCAATCTTGCCGCCTATGCAACTGCAGAAGATATGAGGCTGCTGTGCGACGAAGCTAAAGAATATCATTTTAAAATGGTAGCGATTAATCAAGTTCAATCAAAGATATGCGCTCAATTTTTAAAAGATACTGATGTCAACGTCGGTGCAGCGATCTCTTTTCCATTAGGACAAACGTCGATAGAATCAAAAGTTTACGAAACTGAAGATGCAATTAAAAATGGCGCCACCGAGATTGACTATGTCATTAATTTAACCGAAGTAAAAAATGGTAATTTTGATTACATCAAAGATGAGATGGAGAGAATTGTTAGCGTATGCACTGATCATAACGTAATATCAAAAGTGATTTTTGAGAATGCGTATTTAAGTAAAGAAGAAATCGTTACGCTTTCAAAAATTGCGAAAGAAGTAAAGCCAGATTTCATCAAAACTTCTACCGGGATGGCACCAACTGGCGCTACCCTAGAGGATGTTAAATTAATGAAAGACGTTGTAGGTAATGAAGTGAAAGTTAAAGCCGCTGGAGGAGTTCGTGATGTTGACACATTCATTAAAATGGTTCAAAATGGAGCTGAGCGAATCGGAACTAGTTCTGGGATCAAGATAATCGAAGATTTTAAGAACCAGCTACTAGCTTCCGGGAAAGAATTTATGGAATTTTAA
- a CDS encoding PTS sugar transporter subunit IIA — translation MKIVLASHGNFCHGLFESYTMIAGKNKDIHAISLDDSGIGTFRNKLNELLDELTSNDNVLILTDIKGGTPHNESYSYKLMHEDKVRLIAGMNLPMLVELGLSLSSINDLDQLAQLAVDTGKESISLEESDSEDDLGL, via the coding sequence ATGAAAATTGTTTTAGCGTCACATGGGAATTTTTGCCACGGTTTATTCGAGAGCTATACGATGATCGCGGGAAAAAATAAAGACATTCATGCTATCAGTTTAGATGATAGTGGAATTGGCACATTTAGGAATAAGCTCAATGAATTGTTAGATGAACTGACATCTAACGATAATGTGTTAATTCTGACAGATATCAAAGGAGGAACGCCCCATAACGAGAGCTATAGTTATAAGTTAATGCATGAAGATAAAGTACGTTTAATAGCTGGAATGAATTTACCTATGCTAGTTGAGCTTGGGTTATCACTTTCATCTATTAATGACTTAGATCAGCTAGCACAGTTAGCCGTTGATACTGGTAAAGAATCAATTTCATTGGAAGAATCTGATTCGGAAGACGACTTGGGACTATAA
- a CDS encoding PTS sugar transporter subunit IIB — translation MSITLVRIDDRVIHGQTTTRWTKARNVFGVLVVGDNIASDELRKKVLRAAAGNLKLGVYSEEVAPEKIAKAIEGPKDYFLISDSPKTFASLLRAGVDFGKTLNVGPMNTRPGTKVLGRTVALDQEDYEAFDYIYNQGVDVQFQLLPDDDIKNWPTMKKKYDSMS, via the coding sequence ATGTCTATTACCTTAGTAAGAATCGATGATCGCGTCATTCACGGACAAACTACAACACGTTGGACTAAAGCAAGAAATGTCTTTGGGGTACTGGTTGTGGGGGATAATATTGCAAGTGATGAATTACGTAAGAAAGTGTTGAGAGCGGCAGCTGGTAATCTAAAGTTAGGAGTCTATTCCGAAGAAGTTGCTCCTGAAAAAATTGCTAAAGCTATAGAAGGCCCTAAGGACTATTTTTTGATTAGTGATTCCCCAAAGACATTTGCTAGCTTATTACGTGCTGGTGTTGACTTTGGTAAAACATTGAATGTTGGCCCAATGAATACAAGGCCAGGTACAAAAGTTTTAGGTCGAACTGTAGCTCTTGATCAGGAAGATTATGAAGCATTCGATTATATTTATAATCAGGGGGTAGATGTTCAATTCCAATTATTACCGGATGATGACATTAAAAATTGGCCAACAATGAAGAAAAAATATGATTCTATGAGTTAA
- a CDS encoding PTS sugar transporter subunit IIC, with protein METSLLLSALLTGIFCYLGAIETPWLFGITGGFYILGRPLVAGLLVGLAFGDVTAGVLCGVAVQGVFIANLSTGGATNSEITYASYGGIGLAMATGGNPAIAVTLAILIGQTFGLIFYNSRMAAYSFWNTKAQKAAEELDYNGITFNHVIGPQITTFLLRAVPVFLAVYYGQPLVDGLLNTIPEVVTHIISVLGGVLPALGIAMLMNIVIKESSHFIFFFAGFVLMAFAGLSMIALVFIAALVAYVVYLASERRGVVTESGGSSAAVFEDDELF; from the coding sequence ATGGAAACTAGTTTGTTGCTATCAGCATTATTAACAGGGATTTTCTGCTATCTCGGTGCGATTGAAACACCGTGGTTGTTCGGTATCACTGGTGGGTTTTATATCTTAGGGAGACCGTTAGTTGCTGGATTACTTGTCGGTTTAGCGTTTGGCGATGTTACGGCAGGCGTTCTCTGTGGTGTCGCTGTCCAAGGGGTGTTCATCGCAAATTTGTCAACTGGTGGGGCTACCAATAGCGAAATCACTTATGCCTCTTATGGCGGAATTGGTTTAGCAATGGCAACTGGAGGGAATCCCGCAATTGCAGTCACTCTTGCAATTTTAATCGGACAAACCTTCGGGTTGATTTTCTATAATAGTAGAATGGCAGCGTATTCTTTCTGGAATACGAAAGCACAAAAGGCTGCAGAAGAACTTGATTACAACGGTATCACATTCAATCATGTAATTGGACCACAAATTACCACCTTTTTACTTCGTGCAGTACCTGTATTTCTAGCCGTTTATTATGGACAACCTCTAGTTGATGGGTTGCTGAATACCATTCCAGAAGTAGTTACACATATTATTTCAGTCCTAGGTGGCGTACTTCCTGCATTAGGTATCGCAATGTTAATGAATATTGTTATTAAAGAAAGTAGTCATTTTATATTCTTCTTTGCTGGATTTGTACTCATGGCATTCGCTGGACTAAGTATGATTGCTTTAGTCTTTATCGCAGCACTTGTTGCTTATGTTGTATACCTTGCTTCAGAGCGCCGCGGTGTTGTCACTGAGAGCGGAGGATCTAGTGCAGCAGTATTCGAAGATGACGAATTATTTTAA
- a CDS encoding GntR family transcriptional regulator, translating into MDNKKLHEGIREDLLEKILNNTYKLHEKIPKELDLAEQYGVSRPTVRQAIQSLVNEGYLERIKRSGTFVRQKKINQEFTHMIRSYEDEIQQKGLHPVTKIISFTKENASQDVAHNLNINESDKVFKLTRLRYAGNEPVVLVTTYFPYKGLEKLENVDFAHRSLYKELESLGYPVVSIQRKLEVIKADELSGVMLNIPINDPVFYFHSVGSTVDATPVEYSVSWYRGDVNSFVFNINIT; encoded by the coding sequence ATGGACAATAAAAAATTACACGAAGGAATAAGAGAGGATTTACTTGAGAAAATACTCAACAACACATATAAATTGCATGAAAAAATCCCCAAAGAGCTCGATTTAGCCGAACAATATGGAGTGAGTCGCCCAACCGTAAGACAAGCAATACAAAGTCTTGTAAATGAGGGGTATTTAGAGAGAATCAAAAGAAGTGGGACTTTTGTTCGTCAAAAGAAAATTAATCAAGAATTCACCCATATGATTAGAAGTTATGAAGATGAAATACAGCAAAAAGGGCTACATCCGGTAACTAAAATCATTTCCTTCACCAAAGAAAATGCATCCCAAGATGTAGCACATAACTTAAATATCAACGAGAGTGATAAAGTATTCAAATTAACGAGATTAAGATATGCAGGAAATGAACCTGTTGTATTAGTTACAACATATTTCCCATATAAAGGATTAGAGAAACTGGAAAACGTAGACTTTGCACATAGGAGCCTATATAAAGAATTAGAATCGTTAGGCTATCCCGTTGTTTCTATACAGCGGAAACTAGAGGTAATAAAAGCTGATGAACTTTCTGGAGTCATGCTTAACATTCCGATTAATGATCCAGTATTCTATTTCCATTCTGTTGGGAGTACAGTTGATGCAACTCCAGTTGAATATTCTGTTTCTTGGTATCGAGGGGACGTAAACTCGTTTGTATTTAACATCAACATCACGTAA